DNA sequence from the Mauremys mutica isolate MM-2020 ecotype Southern chromosome 9, ASM2049712v1, whole genome shotgun sequence genome:
TGTGTatctttaatatatatttttgtggTAAAATCATGTACCTTACGTATAATAAAATTTAATGTTCCATCAGCAGTGCAGACAAGTTAACGCAATAGATGGAACCTTAGTTTTGTATTTCCTGGCCTATTGTGATTTGAACTGTGCAACCCTAATGCTGAACTAACTTGGGGGTTTGTGTTCAAGATATTATTCTGTAGTTAATATTATCTTTCTAAGCTATTACAATCAGTTACTGCAGTTTTTCTTTAAGAAAGTGCTTTTACAAACCACTGTAGCATCCTTAGAATGCTTCTGTAACTGCTGGCCTTGTCCTTAATGAAGAGAGGtaaagagaggaagaggaggagaaaataGATGGACAAGAAGAAAGACAGGAAAGAAAGACAGATAAGACAAGAAAGGAGAATGGGAAGGAGATAAGAAAAAAGAGGTTGAAAGAACACCTGTGGTAAATTCTGTTTTACTCACTTTAGTATTACATATTATTTCACATGAAGGAATATTCAGAATTTGGGCTGACCTTCTGAACTtcactgcttttcttttttttaatcatcatttttttcccttttgcattTATACTGAATGCAAGTAAGCTTAGACCAAGGTGATCTGTATAATTCTTAGTCATTTTATTGTTCTGAAATTGCTTTGTATGTTGTGTTGACGGAGAAAAGCTTTATTTAAAACCTGTCCAGTGGGTAACCTATTACCATACTAAAATCACTTTGTTTACCACTGATTTTGTATTCAAGCATTGTTAGGTCAGAGAGAGTTATTTTTTTAGAATAGTGTATAACCcatttttaaactcttttttttttttaaatcactgtagGTTGACCTCTGTTCAGGTATAGCAAAAGTATAGTGGCCTAAAGCTATACTTCCTGGGTTTTACTCCTCTCTTTGCCACTGATCCACAGTAATGACCATTTGAAAACAattttgtctgtaaaatggggctaatacctATTTCACAGAGGTGTTGAGGTTTTATTCATtgtctgtgaagtgctttgagatccttgaatgaaaCCACAatagaattattatttttgtcaGCTTGTACGTCTCCTATCATATATCAGTGTTAATTAATCTCAAAATATCAAAGATATAAAGTTAGATTCTCCCCTGACGgttgttgtattttttttaaccatgaaactatttttaaataagAGAACAGCCATGTAAAAATCTTAGTACAGCTCTACCCTGTTAtaatgccacctgatataacaagAATTCGggtataacgcggtaaagcagtgctccgaggggggctgggctgcgtgCTCCAggggatcaaatcaagttcgatataatgcagtttcacctataatgcggtaagatgttttggctcctgagggcagcattatatcgaggtagaggtgtatttatttatattgattCTTAGAGACACATGTTTTCTTTGTCCAGAATATTGTCATTTAGCCTTGTTTCCTTGCAGTTGGAATGTTAAAGAAATTCACCAGGCTGCTGACTATCTCAAAGTGGAGGAGGTGGTCACTAAGTGTAAAATAAAGATGGAAGACTTTGCTTTTATTGCTAATCCCTCCTCTACAGAGATTTCTAGTATTACGGGAAACATTGAACTGAACCAACAGACTTGCCTCCTCACTCTTCAAGATTACGATAATCGAGAGAAATCAGATGCCCCTTCTGCAGACTCAGTTCAGCCACAAGCAAAAAAAGTGGGTTTAGAAAAGAAATCTACTCAGACCAGAAAGCGAAAAAAGACTTTTAACTCTCAGAAAAACATGAAGAATAAACCAGTGCAATATCAGAATGACATAATTGAGAACTCATCAGTCGATATGTTTTTAGATGCAAATAAACTGGCCACACAGATAACGGAACAAGCTGCCCAAGGCAGCGATAACTCAGAGCTACAGTTAGCGTCAGTGGTGGAAAGTGAGACTTTTGCAGCACAAGATGTTTTGGTTCAGACTATTACAGTGAAACAAAAACGGGGGAAGCCACAGCAGAACTGTGCATTGAAAGAACACAGTATGTCTAATATAGCTAGTGAAAAGAACTCTTACCAACTGGAGAGCTCTGGAGAAGAACTCGATCAGAAATACTCCAAGGCCAAGCCAGTGTGCAACACTTGtgggaaaatattttcagaagcCAGTAGTCTACGACGACATATGAGAATACACAAAGGAGTAAAGCCTTATGTGTGTCAACTATGCGGGAAAGCATTTACACAGTGTAATCAGCTGAAAACACATGTCAGAACGCACACAGGTAAGCTGTGGTCTTGGTTTATAAGGACTTCTTCCATTTTTAATGATAGCATGGGGAAGCATAACTAAAAAGGAGCCCTGTTTTCTTCTAATATGTTGTTTCAGAAGCTTCGAATCTTCATGCTGACGTTCTGTATATTTGGATGGTAACTGCTGGTCAGTGCTCATTGCATTCCACCAGtctgtaatatttaaaaatagaaactatGACTGTGTCTAGAAAAATAGTATAGCTAGAAAGGATAGCACTGCAGTCAAAGCACTCTGTAGGGAATACCTTGACTTCCTAAAGTCTCAGCAGATTTGATTCAGTCCTTTATCCTTGTAAGGTAAATAAGTGGAGTGCAATGCAGAAAATGTCTGATATACAAGAGATCAGACTCTCCTTTCTTGCTATGTCACATTAATGGCATTTATAATTTATTAGTTCACTGGCTTTCAGATTTCCATGATGTACACAATATAGTAATCTGTGCAGCTATTTATGTCTGTCAAGTCTTGATGTACCAGAATGAGTTTGATAACATCAGGGGTTGAAAAATCCAATCTCCAGTGGCAAGTAGGAAGCTTCCACAGTGATATCTTGTTTATAGTGCATTGCTAAGCCATAAATTGTTACGGAATTTGAGCTTTCATTTAATTACATAAAGTTTATAGCACATGGTTATGAGAATAACTTTCCAAATATGAATTGATGCCGTGCTGTCTGCAAAGAGCCCTggtgcctttgctgctgctgctcatagcCTTCTCAGTAGGTGACAGAGTAAAATTGTCTACACATGGGTGCCTTTTACTGCTGTTATTCAGGACTCTAGGAGAGTAGTGAAACTTCCAAAAATGCTTTTAGTTTCATTATGCTCCTCTTTGGGCAGATTCAGGCAATGGAGCTATTTCTAGGAATCTCAGGACGGAGTAGAGTAGGGGGAAATAAGAGGCTGTAAGGGTGGGCCGAGGGAAGAACTTTTCTTTCCAGTAGTCAAGGGGGAGGGCTTCTTATCTACCAGACGCTGACTAGCCAGAGTCTAATATGAAAGTTGGAGCCCCTGAGCAGGCTTCAAAGACAGTGTTTTTGGGAGAAATATCAGCAGTGCATTTCCCTTTCTGGTTCTTGCACCTGGACTTTGCATGGATGGTTGGGAAACTTTGTCATTTGTATCAACCACTGGATGGCAGGTTTAGTCCTCTGGAGAGCAGGTGTCTGGTCATTTATTTTTTTGTCAAGCCTTGATCTATGGCATTATGTATTACATTTAAGGATCCCTGAAACCTCTGCCTACTAACAGATTCTGCACTACCATAGTAATATAAATTCATGTTCTCCTACTATAGTCCCATGAGACCTAGGAATAGTACTTAGCACATATTTATTAGAGAATGCCCTAATAGCAATTCAAAAATAGTGAATGGTCATGGAACTGCTGTTAGCATGCTGCAGCTGACCCTAACGAAATATTAGCAAGAACTGAAGAACATATTAGCTGGACAGACCAGATGACTTAACAGGTCTTCTCCATCTCAAATATCCAGGATTTTGCATAAGTTAAAATGATTCTCTGCCTACTGACAGTGCAGTGCTAGTATTAATTGTGAAGAATAGATTTTATTAAAACTAATAGTTAATTACCAGAGAATTTTCAAATggtaatgcttttaaaaaattatctgcTGCAGTTCTCATAATGTGCAGGCTCAGCTGCTTGATTGTTGGGTGCTATGTGGCATCACTAAACAAAAAGTACAAGGGTCAACCTCTGAGTTTGGGTCAACTAACTTAACTGAAGGCTTTCTTACATAGACACCAAGACAGTGGAAGCGTAACAGTTTCTCTTTCCCAGGGGAGAAGCCATACAAATGTGAATTGTGCGACAAAGGCTTTGCCCAGAAGTGCCAGCTTGTTTTCCACAGTCGCATGCATCATGGAGAAGAGAAACCATATAAATGTGATGTATGCAATCTGCAGTTTGCAACTTCAAGCAATCTTAAGATCCATGCCAGGTGAGTGAAAGTACTAACTAaagacttgatcctgcaaatacttatgcacaaGCGTAGTTT
Encoded proteins:
- the MYNN gene encoding myoneurin isoform X2; protein product: MQYSHHCEHLLERLNKQREAGFLCDCTVVIGEFQFKAHRNVLASFSEYFGAFYRDASDSNVVLDQTQVKADGFQKLLEFIYTGNLNLDSWNVKEIHQAADYLKVEEVVTKCKIKMEDFAFIANPSSTEISSITGNIELNQQTCLLTLQDYDNREKSDAPSADSVQPQAKKVGLEKKSTQTRKRKKTFNSQKNMKNKPVQYQNDIIENSSVDMFLDANKLATQITEQAAQGSDNSELQLASVVESETFAAQDVLVQTITVKQKRGKPQQNCALKEHSMSNIASEKNSYQLESSGEELDQKYSKAKPVCNTCGKIFSEASSLRRHMRIHKGVKPYVCQLCGKAFTQCNQLKTHVRTHTGEKPYKCELCDKGFAQKCQLVFHSRMHHGEEKPYKCDVCNLQFATSSNLKIHARKHSGEKPYVCDRCGQRFAQASTLTYHVRRHTGEKPYVCDTCGKAFAVSSSLITHSRKHTGEKPYICGICGKSFISSGELNKHFRSHTGERPFICELCGNSYTDIKNLKKHKTKVHTGSETTLDSNTVDNSYNEQESIQNQKSPLSESADVKPSEMSLPLPLPIGTEDHQMLLPITGFRGQLVIL
- the MYNN gene encoding myoneurin isoform X1 translates to MQYSHHCEHLLERLNKQREAGFLCDCTVVIGEFQFKAHRNVLASFSEYFGAFYRDASDSNVVLDQTQVKADGFQKLLEFIYTGNLNLDSWNVKEIHQAADYLKVEEVVTKCKIKMEDFAFIANPSSTEISSITGNIELNQQTCLLTLQDYDNREKSDAPSADSVQPQAKKVGLEKKSTQTRKRKKTFNSQKNMKNKPVQYQNDIIENSSVDMFLDANKLATQITEQAAQGSDNSELQLASVVESETFAAQDVLVQTITVKQKRGKPQQNCALKEHSMSNIASEKNSYQLESSGEELDQKYSKAKPVCNTCGKIFSEASSLRRHMRIHKGVKPYVCQLCGKAFTQCNQLKTHVRTHTGEKPYKCELCDKGFAQKCQLVFHSRMHHGEEKPYKCDVCNLQFATSSNLKIHARKHSGEKPYVCDRCGQRFAQASTLTYHVRRHTGEKPYVCDTCGKAFAVSSSLITHSRKHTGEKPYICGICGKSFISSGELNKHFRSHTGERPFICELCGNSYTDIKNLKKHKTKVHTGSETTLDSNTVDNSYNEQESIQNQKSPLSESADVKPSEMSLPLPLPIGTEDHQMLLPITAVVLTLCDMGIN